Proteins from a single region of Streptococcus oralis:
- a CDS encoding SAP domain-containing protein: protein MIKSRPEFDEIASFAEFNKYYWYRDELSKICKSLGLEYRGTKQELNDIIEQYFKGNLIKKSSIKRNKKRVEVLTLNTPLLECGFSFNAYFREYFSTLTEVSPFKFTADMATAWRKVKSDNDLSFTIQDMLKVYYGNSDYTKYDHSICQWNQFLKDFCADENSHNYSNKLKVASILWKEVRNSSNEKIYSKNLLTEYADKINEYGK, encoded by the coding sequence TTGATAAAAAGCAGACCTGAGTTTGACGAAATCGCATCGTTTGCTGAGTTTAATAAATACTACTGGTACCGTGATGAACTTTCAAAGATATGCAAGTCATTAGGACTTGAATATAGAGGTACAAAACAGGAACTTAATGATATAATTGAGCAGTACTTTAAGGGGAATTTGATTAAAAAATCATCAATAAAAAGGAATAAGAAACGAGTAGAAGTCCTCACCTTAAATACTCCCTTACTTGAATGTGGATTCTCTTTTAATGCATACTTTAGAGAATATTTCTCAACTTTAACAGAAGTTTCACCGTTTAAATTTACTGCTGATATGGCTACTGCTTGGAGAAAAGTAAAAAGCGACAATGATTTGAGTTTCACAATACAGGATATGCTAAAAGTTTATTATGGAAATTCAGATTATACCAAGTATGATCATTCAATTTGTCAATGGAACCAATTTCTAAAGGATTTCTGTGCAGACGAAAATAGTCACAATTACTCGAATAAACTAAAAGTAGCTTCTATTCTTTGGAAAGAAGTTAGAAATTCAAGTAATGAAAAAATATATTCAAAAAATCTTTTGACTGAATATGCTGATAAAATAAACGAGTATGGCAAGTAG
- a CDS encoding SMI1/KNR4 family protein has protein sequence MEDIRTVILPLPSIELVKEKEEEWCIELPSSFKEFIIRYNGIIPKKNLFKISDDKEYVIERFLCILDDFEENSLGMYDIDVIWSPILEILSVDPDSVGVELLPVATLFGGDFICLDYREGTQNPKVCYWKREDSYEWHPSVEFVSDTFEEFLGMLYSEDDIANS, from the coding sequence GTGGAAGATATTAGAACGGTAATCCTCCCTTTGCCTAGTATTGAATTGGTTAAGGAAAAGGAGGAAGAATGGTGCATTGAGTTACCGAGTTCCTTTAAGGAATTCATAATCAGATATAATGGGATAATTCCTAAAAAGAATCTTTTTAAAATCAGTGATGATAAAGAGTATGTTATAGAAAGATTCCTTTGTATTTTAGATGATTTTGAAGAGAATTCCCTAGGAATGTACGATATTGATGTTATATGGAGTCCAATACTAGAAATTTTAAGTGTGGATCCAGATTCTGTTGGTGTAGAACTATTACCAGTAGCAACACTGTTCGGTGGTGATTTTATATGTTTAGATTATAGAGAAGGGACCCAGAACCCCAAGGTATGTTATTGGAAGCGTGAGGATTCATACGAATGGCATCCTAGTGTAGAGTTTGTTTCAGATACATTTGAAGAGTTTTTAGGAATGCTATATTCTGAAGATGATATTGCAAATAGCTAG
- a CDS encoding T7SS effector LXG polymorphic toxin, whose amino-acid sequence MGFYVDIAELQKAQEAYMKMVATAQSQLDTAKNGMNAIITSNSMHGEVGKAITNEINNVHNPVIVGLKNGLEFLGSEFSKTITDFQNLVGETSATAVLAEETLDDAVKKLNEADEKHKVMDTNFKSIYDGISSLYHLSAPLSSTFYTNTQTARKYVQDTKNKVNAFDKMTTTSSAEQLFSALSSQMTAAGRVKSLSYSDPILTNFVAHEDLGKAIYEMDQQYAKAKAEAIEAAKRKAEQEAAEREASYRRHHPIQAWLKDRSNGIGSWWGNVVEGTRNLPIPQDLKDTLLFAEGFIGSAGSMVSDTAIGAVDLTQIIGIASIDGVNRLTGGRTPEWMKRDLQGTADNLSSLAELGVGTYTALTDPGAAMRGQDPNASYADKAAYRAQETGKALWDKVTHMDAYDAGGLTFEIASLFVGPAAVGKMAKGTKLGAKAAEMIQLAKNSTKARILANVEKWGSKVDNILAKSNNVIGKFGEKLLDTRIPVGIRKEAVAFAGGMGSMPTFSVESKTLRDVMRFSSKHSDDVVRVAEKPFDKERILENIRQSRLARESSNFKEYVAKEKDFFEGIAKNKRFEAFGKGELSFDDVLSDYAKLYAELVNNNEKWTWSKNFVNSNKITKGQKQLIKNLAIQEGYIPKVKVTPAEGMRYGFADFEGANLVQETVQLPKELWKKTDRDQFKWLNEKIGGFREGMTWHHTEVPGKMELVPYGIHNITLHNGGRSAGLWAYAPR is encoded by the coding sequence ATGGGATTTTATGTCGATATTGCGGAACTTCAGAAAGCCCAAGAGGCCTATATGAAGATGGTCGCAACTGCTCAGAGTCAGTTGGATACTGCTAAAAATGGGATGAATGCCATCATCACCAGTAATTCCATGCATGGAGAAGTTGGGAAAGCGATTACGAATGAAATCAATAATGTTCATAACCCCGTGATTGTTGGCTTAAAGAATGGCTTAGAATTTCTAGGTTCTGAGTTTTCCAAGACGATCACGGACTTTCAGAATCTTGTTGGCGAAACCTCTGCAACAGCAGTTTTAGCAGAAGAAACTTTGGATGATGCGGTCAAGAAGCTAAATGAAGCCGATGAAAAGCATAAGGTGATGGATACCAATTTCAAGAGTATCTATGATGGTATTTCGAGTCTCTATCACCTGAGTGCTCCCTTAAGCAGCACCTTCTATACTAATACCCAGACAGCTCGGAAGTATGTTCAGGATACGAAGAATAAGGTCAATGCCTTTGATAAGATGACGACAACCAGCAGTGCGGAGCAACTTTTTAGTGCTTTAAGTAGCCAGATGACGGCTGCTGGAAGAGTGAAGAGTCTGAGTTATAGTGATCCTATTTTAACCAACTTTGTGGCGCATGAAGATCTCGGTAAAGCGATTTATGAGATGGATCAGCAGTATGCGAAAGCCAAGGCAGAAGCGATTGAGGCTGCTAAACGCAAGGCAGAACAAGAAGCCGCTGAGCGAGAAGCTTCTTATCGCCGTCATCACCCCATCCAAGCCTGGCTGAAGGATCGCTCGAATGGGATTGGTTCCTGGTGGGGCAATGTTGTTGAGGGAACACGAAATCTGCCTATTCCACAGGACTTGAAAGATACACTCCTGTTTGCGGAAGGTTTTATTGGTTCAGCTGGAAGTATGGTTTCAGATACTGCCATCGGAGCTGTAGATTTGACTCAGATCATTGGCATTGCTAGTATTGATGGCGTCAATCGCTTAACAGGAGGTCGAACTCCAGAGTGGATGAAGCGGGACTTGCAAGGGACGGCAGATAACCTGTCTAGCCTTGCGGAGTTAGGAGTAGGAACTTACACTGCTCTGACGGATCCAGGAGCAGCTATGCGTGGCCAGGATCCCAATGCCAGCTATGCGGATAAGGCAGCTTATCGTGCTCAGGAGACGGGGAAAGCCCTCTGGGATAAGGTCACCCATATGGATGCCTATGATGCAGGAGGCTTGACCTTTGAGATTGCCAGTCTTTTTGTCGGCCCAGCAGCTGTAGGTAAGATGGCTAAGGGGACCAAGTTAGGAGCTAAGGCAGCTGAGATGATTCAGTTAGCCAAGAACAGCACCAAAGCAAGAATTCTCGCAAATGTCGAAAAATGGGGATCAAAGGTTGACAATATCCTAGCGAAGAGCAATAATGTCATTGGGAAATTTGGGGAGAAACTATTAGATACCCGAATCCCAGTCGGCATTCGTAAAGAGGCAGTTGCCTTTGCGGGAGGTATGGGCTCAATGCCTACCTTCAGCGTTGAGAGTAAGACTCTGCGTGATGTGATGCGCTTTTCTAGCAAACATTCGGATGATGTAGTGAGAGTGGCAGAGAAGCCCTTTGATAAAGAGCGGATTCTTGAAAATATTAGGCAAAGTCGACTGGCGAGAGAATCATCAAACTTTAAAGAGTATGTGGCTAAAGAAAAGGACTTCTTTGAAGGCATTGCTAAAAATAAGAGATTTGAAGCATTTGGAAAAGGAGAATTATCCTTTGATGATGTCTTATCAGACTATGCTAAATTGTATGCTGAATTAGTAAATAATAATGAAAAATGGACCTGGTCTAAAAACTTTGTTAATAGCAATAAAATTACTAAAGGACAAAAGCAATTAATTAAAAATCTTGCTATACAGGAAGGTTATATACCTAAAGTAAAAGTAACACCGGCTGAAGGAATGAGGTATGGATTTGCAGATTTTGAGGGAGCAAATCTAGTGCAAGAAACTGTTCAGCTCCCCAAAGAATTATGGAAGAAGACTGATAGAGATCAATTTAAGTGGTTAAATGAAAAGATCGGTGGATTTAGAGAAGGGATGACTTGGCATCACACAGAAGTACCAGGAAAAATGGAGCTAGTTCCCTATGGCATACATAATATAACATTGCATAATGGTGGCCGATCAGCGGGTCTTTGGGCATATGCACCAAGATGA
- a CDS encoding SMI1/KNR4 family protein, which produces MTMKLDRFGFANEEAISILENKFEVVLPEDYKRFLLQENGGRNTAYKYKNLVRISQISEEINIDVMFGVETNMKNADIEQWTSEYRDDLFPNSIIIGDTIQHGFIVFWLSNDDNAGIYYYDDTYEFESSTDDVNAYFLANSFSEFLSMVEN; this is translated from the coding sequence ATGACAATGAAGCTTGATAGGTTTGGATTCGCCAATGAAGAAGCAATTTCAATATTAGAAAATAAATTTGAAGTAGTTTTACCAGAAGATTATAAAAGATTTTTATTACAAGAAAATGGTGGTAGAAATACAGCTTATAAATATAAAAATTTAGTAAGAATTTCTCAAATTAGTGAAGAAATTAATATTGATGTAATGTTCGGTGTTGAAACGAATATGAAAAATGCAGATATCGAACAGTGGACTAGTGAGTATCGGGATGATTTATTCCCAAATTCAATCATTATTGGGGATACTATTCAACATGGCTTCATAGTGTTCTGGCTGAGCAATGATGATAATGCTGGAATTTATTACTATGATGATACATATGAATTTGAATCGTCTACTGATGATGTGAATGCCTATTTTTTGGCAAACTCATTTAGTGAGTTTTTAAGTATGGTAGAAAATTAG
- a CDS encoding T7SS effector LXG polymorphic toxin, translated as MGFYVDIAELQKAQEAYMKMVATAQSQLDTAKNGMNAIITSNSMHGEVGKAITNEINNVHNPVIVGLKNGLEFLGSEFSKTITDFQNLVGETSATAVLAEETLDDAVKKLNEADEKHKVMDTNFKSIYDGISSLYRLSAPLSSTFYTNTQTARKYVQDTKNKVNAFDKMTTTSSTEQLFSALSSQMAAAGRVKSLSYSDPILTDFVAHEDLGKAIYEMDQQYAKAKAEAIEAAKRKAEQEAAEREASYRRHHPVQAWLKDRSNGIGSWWGDVVEGTRNLPIPQDLKDTLLFAEGFIGSAGSMVSDTAIGAVDLTQIIGIASIDGVNRLTGGRTPEWMKRDLQGTADNLSSLAELGVGTYTALTDPGAAQRGQDPNASYADKAAYRAQETGKALWDKVTHMDAYDAGGLTFEIASLFVGPAAVGKMAKGTKLGAKAAEMIQLAKNSTKARILANVEKWGSKVDNILAKSNNVIGKFGEKLLDTRIPVGIRKKAFAFAGGMGSMPTFSVESKTLREVRQFFSKHADDVARGLGGSGKATATFKGELTAENITKELLQTKPKNSPTPQKWMDKGGKIEILEDGTWVYTNSEGITIKYIDGFPDFKNGIPPQVKKEFVIEGGFEGRSKDFSKAGDAGIGNTWHHHQDGKTLQAVDRAMHRQFTHRGGISIMKGNK; from the coding sequence ATGGGATTTTATGTCGATATTGCGGAGCTTCAGAAAGCCCAAGAGGCCTATATGAAGATGGTCGCAACTGCTCAGAGTCAGTTGGATACCGCTAAAAATGGGATGAATGCCATCATCACCAGTAATTCCATGCATGGAGAAGTTGGGAAAGCGATTACGAATGAAATCAATAATGTTCATAACCCCGTGATTGTTGGCTTAAAGAATGGCTTAGAATTTCTAGGTTCTGAGTTCTCCAAGACGATCACGGATTTTCAGAATCTTGTTGGCGAAACCTCTGCAACAGCAGTTTTAGCAGAAGAAACTTTGGATGATGCGGTCAAGAAGCTAAATGAAGCCGATGAAAAGCATAAGGTGATGGATACCAATTTCAAGAGTATCTATGATGGTATTTCGAGTCTCTATCGTCTGAGTGCTCCCTTAAGCAGCACCTTCTATACCAATACCCAGACAGCCCGGAAGTATGTTCAAGATACGAAGAATAAGGTCAATGCCTTTGATAAGATGACGACAACCAGCAGTACGGAGCAACTTTTTAGTGCTTTAAGTAGCCAGATGGCAGCTGCTGGAAGAGTGAAGAGTCTGAGTTATAGTGATCCTATTTTGACCGACTTTGTGGCGCATGAAGATCTCGGTAAAGCGATTTATGAGATGGATCAGCAGTATGCGAAAGCCAAGGCAGAAGCGATTGAGGCTGCTAAACGCAAGGCAGAACAAGAAGCCGCTGAGCGAGAAGCTTCTTATCGCCGTCATCACCCCGTCCAAGCCTGGCTGAAGGATCGCTCGAATGGGATTGGTTCCTGGTGGGGCGATGTTGTTGAGGGAACACGAAATCTGCCTATTCCACAGGACTTGAAAGATACACTCCTGTTTGCGGAAGGTTTTATTGGTTCAGCTGGAAGTATGGTTTCAGATACTGCCATCGGAGCTGTAGATTTGACTCAGATCATTGGCATTGCTAGTATTGATGGCGTCAATCGCTTAACAGGAGGTCGAACTCCAGAGTGGATGAAGCGGGACTTGCAAGGAACGGCAGATAACCTGTCTAGCCTTGCGGAGTTAGGAGTAGGAACTTACACTGCTCTGACGGATCCAGGAGCGGCTCAGCGTGGTCAGGATCCCAATGCTAGTTATGCGGATAAGGCAGCTTATCGTGCTCAGGAGACAGGGAAAGCCCTCTGGGATAAAGTTACCCATATGGATGCCTATGATGCAGGAGGCTTGACCTTTGAGATTGCCAGTCTTTTTGTCGGTCCAGCAGCTGTAGGTAAGATGGCTAAGGGCACGAAACTCGGAGCTAAGGCAGCTGAGATGATTCAGTTAGCCAAGAACAGTACCAAGGCAAGAATTCTCGCAAATGTCGAAAAATGGGGTTCAAAGGTTGACAATATCCTAGCGAAGAGCAATAATGTCATTGGAAAATTTGGCGAGAAATTATTAGACACCCGAATCCCGGTTGGCATTCGTAAAAAGGCATTTGCCTTTGCGGGAGGTATGGGCTCAATGCCTACCTTCAGCGTTGAGAGTAAGACACTACGTGAGGTTAGACAGTTCTTTAGTAAACATGCGGATGATGTAGCAAGAGGTCTAGGTGGTTCTGGGAAAGCTACGGCCACTTTTAAAGGTGAACTTACTGCAGAGAATATAACAAAAGAATTATTACAAACTAAACCTAAAAACTCTCCGACACCACAAAAATGGATGGATAAAGGTGGGAAAATTGAAATACTTGAAGACGGTACTTGGGTATATACAAATTCTGAGGGTATTACAATAAAATATATTGATGGATTTCCTGATTTTAAAAACGGTATTCCACCACAAGTTAAAAAAGAGTTTGTGATAGAGGGTGGCTTTGAGGGAAGGTCGAAAGACTTTTCCAAGGCAGGAGATGCAGGTATTGGTAATACTTGGCATCATCACCAAGATGGAAAAACGTTGCAAGCGGTTGATAGGGCTATGCATAGGCAATTTACTCATCGAGGTGGTATATCAATTATGAAAGGAAATAAATAA
- a CDS encoding DUF4176 domain-containing protein, with the protein MVDYLARIWPLGEMPGMDAFFVSNMMIERLRFEGYSDDWESQFTEDVLRATQLSQQQVSTAFMRSEDFVRYYEPYLNTEED; encoded by the coding sequence GTGGTAGACTACTTGGCTCGCATCTGGCCCTTGGGTGAGATGCCTGGAATGGATGCTTTTTTCGTAAGTAACATGATGATTGAGCGACTTCGTTTTGAAGGTTACAGTGACGACTGGGAAAGTCAGTTTACAGAGGATGTTTTACGTGCGACTCAGCTCTCCCAGCAACAAGTATCGACTGCCTTTATGCGCAGTGAGGATTTTGTTCGGTATTATGAGCCGTATTTAAACACGGAGGAAGACTAA
- a CDS encoding enhanced serine sensitivity protein SseB C-terminal domain-containing protein, giving the protein MNIKDSLQHFSSNRTEENRSKLLSDMEKWTLFAPIRWIDKQTFRILHIQDGTENFYLPILTSQEEQLPPISDNNSILLESVRLSDCIQLLLSNHQIAGIVLNPMSDNVVLPSALFYGQNTTEKQVSFGVPSKDYSWLTTPLISFLQQNTGVRTVYLLMVVRENQPVATLVVDGEEKDCLAIVDYLNHQQYSEAIDILPLQTAFSKEIIKDVSPFYTNL; this is encoded by the coding sequence ATGAACATAAAAGATAGTTTACAACATTTTTCATCGAATCGAACAGAAGAGAATAGGTCGAAACTTCTTTCAGATATGGAGAAATGGACGCTGTTCGCCCCTATAAGATGGATAGATAAGCAGACGTTCCGCATTCTCCATATTCAGGATGGAACAGAAAATTTTTATCTGCCGATTTTAACGAGTCAAGAAGAGCAACTGCCGCCTATAAGTGATAATAATTCAATTCTTTTGGAATCTGTTCGCCTATCTGATTGTATACAGTTACTTCTGTCTAATCATCAAATAGCTGGAATTGTTCTAAACCCTATGTCTGATAATGTAGTCCTTCCATCGGCATTATTCTACGGACAGAATACGACGGAAAAGCAAGTATCATTTGGGGTTCCAAGTAAAGATTATTCTTGGCTGACAACTCCTTTAATTTCATTCTTACAACAGAATACGGGTGTTCGGACGGTCTACCTATTGATGGTTGTTAGAGAGAATCAACCAGTAGCAACGCTCGTTGTAGATGGTGAAGAAAAAGATTGTCTTGCTATTGTTGATTATTTAAATCATCAGCAGTATTCTGAAGCTATTGATATTCTTCCCCTACAGACAGCTTTTTCAAAAGAAATCATTAAAGATGTTTCTCCTTTTTATACTAATCTATAG
- a CDS encoding MerR family transcriptional regulator codes for MSMKSIEIANKILEIMDEQYPSEIQEKGAINTLYTIIRSIKETETIPSNVHLKDHARMLIDATANYNLEIIYLLQDLDKELKKNEHKR; via the coding sequence ATGAGTATGAAATCAATAGAGATAGCCAATAAAATTTTAGAAATAATGGATGAACAGTATCCTTCAGAAATACAGGAGAAAGGAGCAATTAACACTCTTTATACCATTATTAGATCAATAAAGGAAACAGAAACTATCCCATCGAATGTTCATCTTAAGGATCATGCACGTATGTTGATAGATGCAACTGCTAATTATAATTTAGAAATCATCTACCTACTTCAAGATTTAGATAAGGAATTGAAAAAGAATGAACATAAAAGATAG
- a CDS encoding T7SS effector LXG polymorphic toxin, translating to MGFYVDIAELQKAQEAYMKMVATAQSQLDTAKNGMNAIITSNSMHGEVGKAITNEINNVHNPVIVGLKNGLEFLGSEFSKTITDFQNLVGETSATAVLAEETLDDAVKKLNEADEKHKVMDTNFKSIYDGISSLYHLSAPLSSTFYTNTQTARKYVQDTKNKVNAFDKMTTTSSAEQLFSALSSQMVAAGRVKSLSYSDPILTNFVAHEDLGKAIYEMDQQYAKAKAEAIEAAKRKAEQEAAEREASYRRHHPIQAWLKDRSNGIGSWWGDVVEGTRNLPIPQDLKDTLLFAEGFIGSAGSMVSDTAIGAVDLTQIIGIASIDGVNRLTGGRTPEWMKRDLQGTADNLSSLAELGVGTYTALTDPGAAMRGQDPNASYADKAAYRAQETGKALWDKVTHMDAYDAGGLTFEIASLFVGPAAVGKMAKGTKLGAKAAEMIQLAKNSTKARILANVEKWGSKVDKILAKSNNVIGKFGEKLLDTRIPVGIRKKAFAFAGGMGSMPTFSVESKTLRDVMHFSSKHADDVVRVAEKPFDKERILENIRQSRLARESSKFGEYLRKENQIKYPTGIDGSVKIIEKADLPSWIVDSFQDGQYRTVVTTEEVTVYRTFGGNAKQEGSFVTSSPAKNRIQAKIDTALLPEWKNTRMYEVEIRIPKGEKLSIGKVAPQKISSSGTVLKGGADQILLPQGWSQDWVVNVRTVPN from the coding sequence ATGGGATTTTATGTCGATATTGCGGAGCTTCAGAAAGCCCAAGAGGCCTATATGAAGATGGTCGCAACTGCTCAGAGTCAGTTGGATACCGCTAAAAATGGGATGAATGCCATCATCACCAGTAATTCCATGCATGGAGAAGTTGGGAAAGCGATTACGAATGAAATCAATAATGTTCATAACCCCGTGATTGTTGGCTTAAAGAATGGCTTAGAATTTCTAGGTTCTGAGTTTTCCAAGACGATCACGGATTTTCAGAATCTTGTTGGCGAAACCTCTGCAACAGCAGTTTTAGCAGAAGAAACTTTGGATGATGCGGTCAAGAAGCTAAATGAAGCCGATGAAAAGCATAAGGTGATGGATACCAATTTCAAGAGTATCTATGATGGTATTTCGAGTCTCTATCACCTGAGTGCTCCCTTAAGCAGCACCTTCTATACTAATACCCAGACAGCTCGGAAGTATGTTCAGGATACGAAGAATAAGGTCAATGCCTTTGATAAGATGACGACAACCAGCAGTGCAGAGCAACTTTTTAGTGCTTTAAGTAGCCAGATGGTGGCTGCTGGAAGAGTGAAGAGTCTGAGTTATAGTGATCCTATTTTAACCAACTTTGTGGCGCATGAAGATCTCGGTAAAGCGATTTATGAGATGGATCAGCAGTATGCGAAAGCCAAGGCAGAAGCGATTGAGGCTGCTAAACGCAAGGCAGAACAAGAAGCCGCTGAGCGAGAAGCTTCTTATCGCCGTCATCACCCCATCCAAGCCTGGCTGAAGGATCGCTCGAATGGGATTGGTTCCTGGTGGGGCGATGTTGTTGAGGGAACACGAAATCTGCCTATTCCACAGGACTTGAAAGATACACTCCTGTTTGCGGAAGGTTTTATTGGTTCAGCTGGAAGTATGGTTTCAGATACTGCCATCGGAGCTGTAGATTTGACTCAGATCATTGGCATTGCTAGTATTGATGGCGTCAATCGCTTAACAGGAGGTCGAACTCCAGAGTGGATGAAGCGGGACTTGCAAGGAACGGCAGATAACCTGTCTAGCCTTGCGGAGTTAGGAGTAGGAACTTACACTGCTCTGACGGATCCAGGAGCAGCTATGCGTGGCCAGGATCCCAATGCTAGTTATGCGGATAAGGCAGCTTATCGTGCTCAGGAGACAGGGAAAGCCCTCTGGGATAAAGTTACCCATATGGATGCCTATGATGCAGGAGGCTTGACCTTTGAGATTGCCAGTCTTTTTGTCGGTCCAGCAGCTGTAGGTAAGATGGCTAAGGGGACCAAGCTAGGAGCTAAGGCAGCTGAGATGATTCAGTTAGCCAAGAACAGCACCAAGGCAAGAATTCTCGCAAATGTCGAAAAATGGGGTTCAAAGGTTGACAAGATTCTTGCGAAGAGCAATAATGTCATTGGAAAATTTGGCGAGAAATTATTAGATACCCGAATCCCAGTCGGCATTCGTAAAAAGGCATTTGCCTTTGCGGGAGGTATGGGCTCAATGCCTACCTTCAGCGTCGAGAGTAAGACTCTGCGTGATGTGATGCACTTCTCAAGCAAACATGCGGATGATGTAGTGAGAGTGGCAGAGAAGCCCTTTGATAAAGAGCGGATTCTTGAAAATATTAGGCAAAGTCGACTTGCACGGGAAAGTTCGAAGTTTGGGGAGTATTTAAGAAAAGAAAATCAAATTAAATACCCTACAGGTATTGATGGTAGTGTAAAAATAATAGAGAAGGCTGACCTTCCATCATGGATTGTGGATTCATTTCAGGATGGACAATATCGGACGGTAGTGACAACAGAAGAAGTAACTGTTTATCGTACATTTGGAGGGAATGCAAAACAAGAGGGAAGTTTTGTAACTTCCAGCCCTGCAAAAAATAGAATTCAAGCGAAGATTGATACTGCATTACTTCCCGAATGGAAAAATACTCGAATGTATGAAGTAGAGATTCGAATTCCTAAAGGAGAAAAACTGAGTATTGGAAAAGTTGCGCCACAGAAGATTTCTTCATCAGGGACTGTTCTAAAAGGCGGTGCGGACCAAATATTATTACCACAGGGATGGTCGCAGGATTGGGTTGTGAATGTAAGGACTGTCCCTAATTAA
- a CDS encoding DUF4176 domain-containing protein, which yields MVQYDKNKIFTSIITSRTRETFEVDDTLIQLGQQLGMRPQILKGLYKALRKLEDIYEYVPSFGATFTCHFDYENQEAQIHYNQLDQLFSITDLQDFMGIVDSVYSPIYPLGSVVELDLELLPEELQKSLAEGPGPLVTISGRKMPLQEGFDDYVVDYLARIWPLGEMPGMDAFFVSNMMIERLRFEGYSDDWESQFTEDVLRATQLSQQQVSTAFMRSEDFVRYYEPYLNTEED from the coding sequence ATGGTTCAATACGATAAGAATAAGATTTTTACAAGTATTATTACTAGCCGTACGAGAGAGACATTCGAAGTAGATGATACTTTGATTCAACTTGGTCAACAATTAGGAATGCGTCCGCAGATTTTGAAGGGACTCTATAAGGCTCTGAGAAAACTGGAGGATATCTATGAGTATGTGCCAAGTTTCGGTGCAACTTTTACTTGTCATTTTGATTATGAGAACCAGGAAGCTCAGATCCATTATAATCAACTAGATCAACTATTTTCCATCACGGATTTACAGGATTTTATGGGGATTGTGGACAGTGTCTACAGTCCTATTTATCCTTTAGGTTCTGTTGTTGAGCTAGATTTGGAGCTCTTACCAGAGGAACTCCAGAAGAGCTTAGCGGAGGGGCCAGGACCACTCGTTACGATTTCAGGCCGTAAGATGCCTCTTCAAGAAGGATTTGATGACTATGTGGTAGACTACTTGGCTCGCATCTGGCCCTTGGGTGAGATGCCTGGAATGGATGCTTTTTTCGTAAGTAACATGATGATTGAGCGACTTCGTTTTGAAGGTTACAGTGACGACTGGGAAAGTCAGTTTACAGAGGATGTTTTACGTGCGACTCAGCTCTCCCAGCAACAAGTATCGACTGCCTTTATGCGCAGTGAGGATTTTGTTCGGTATTATGAGCCGTATTTAAACACGGAGGAAGACTAA
- a CDS encoding DUF5082 domain-containing protein, producing the protein MSDFEEKRLASNAYNRAQASRYESLANQYQKAYDKKKAEIEKLESARKELSKQIQSYSEFRNTVSQYSTTISTDTFKGTRRDTFDKTLSKIATTMNTHQNDHEMNLAKLDAEIAKRKLELGDLGGAIGSAWNAVESFLAAIF; encoded by the coding sequence ATGAGTGATTTTGAAGAAAAGCGGCTTGCTAGTAATGCTTATAATCGAGCGCAAGCGAGTCGCTATGAAAGTTTGGCGAATCAGTACCAGAAAGCATACGATAAGAAAAAAGCAGAGATTGAGAAGTTAGAATCTGCTAGAAAAGAACTTTCTAAGCAAATTCAATCCTATAGTGAGTTCCGCAATACAGTTTCTCAATACTCTACAACTATTTCTACAGATACCTTTAAAGGGACAAGACGTGATACATTTGATAAGACTTTATCGAAAATTGCGACGACGATGAATACGCATCAAAATGATCATGAAATGAATTTGGCGAAGTTGGATGCAGAGATCGCAAAGCGAAAATTGGAGCTAGGCGATTTAGGTGGTGCTATTGGAAGTGCTTGGAATGCGGTTGAAAGCTTCTTGGCAGCTATTTTTTAG
- a CDS encoding DUF4176 domain-containing protein — protein MLLPLGSIVYLADGNQKVVIIGRGMIVNQEGTDVVFDYTGSVFPDGLNPEEIYYFNEEDIDEVIFEGYRNDEEERYAKLYLQWLEENKEKVVKGRTK, from the coding sequence ATGTTATTACCATTAGGAAGTATTGTTTACCTAGCAGATGGTAACCAGAAAGTTGTTATTATTGGTCGTGGAATGATTGTTAATCAGGAGGGAACAGATGTTGTTTTTGACTATACAGGCTCTGTTTTTCCAGACGGTCTCAATCCAGAAGAGATTTATTATTTTAACGAAGAAGATATTGACGAAGTCATATTTGAAGGTTACCGTAACGATGAAGAAGAACGCTATGCAAAGCTTTATCTACAGTGGTTGGAGGAAAACAAGGAGAAAGTGGTAAAAGGAAGAACGAAATAG